A window of the Linepithema humile isolate Giens D197 chromosome 4, Lhum_UNIL_v1.0, whole genome shotgun sequence genome harbors these coding sequences:
- the mre11 gene encoding double-strand break repair protein MRE11, translated as MSGHVDIDPEDTITVLVATDIHLGFNYSKKKGGNSDDSFITFEEILKYGKDNEVDFILLGGDLFHDTKPSQTTLLKCVELLRKYCLGTRECKLEFLSDSELVFRHCAQKHVNYEDPNLNISMPIFTIHGNHDDPNFGAVGSMDILSATGFVNYFGKWTDLNRVVVPPIILKKHNTHVALYGLSYINDQRLSRLYRDEKVELLRTKDIEPFNIFVLHQNRVKHGDYAYVPESKLHKWLHLVIWGHEHECRISPEFNVEGGYHISQPGSSIATSLCEGESKPKHVGLLKINKKQFKMKSLKLKSVRPYIFDNMILSSHDIKIGDCVSVADSVSQYVDRYIENELIPKVAEQFTGYPDQPHQPLIRLRILYEDDNEQFDTLSLAQKYCDEVANPMEMIIFRKMKKEEKVKFAINGELDDLDDISELFHGDLEQDWTSTVPGGIKKYFDKEENRDKLTVLTVTALNEALSRFVDRGDIDAFRNIVRDQMKRTIEYVKAQDVKTPQEINEEIKNFRDKRLSEEQEEQNNAIKALNNPLQKNAPKRTQQMRLSDLTNSDDDDNEDLTLISKSKGRGRGTSRGGRGSRGSRARGKADNPRGAQLKKRNSEQCIVIDDSD; from the exons ATGTCAGGACACGTCGATATTGATCCGGAAGATACTATTACGGTCTTAGTAGCCACGGATATTCATCTCGGTTTCAATTACAGTAAAAAGAAAG GTGGAAATTCCGATGATAGTTTTATTACATTCgaagaaatattaaagtatgGCAAGGATAACGAAGtggattttattttgcttggCGGGGATCTGTTTCATGATACTAAACCTTCGCAAACCACGTTACTTAAGTGCGTGGAATTGCTGCGAAAATATTGTCTGGGTACCAG GGAATGCAAGCTGGAATTCTTGAGTGATTCAGAATTGGTATTTCGACATTGCGCACAAAAACATGTGAATTATGAAGATCCCAACTTGAACATCTCAATGCCAATATTTACTATCCATGGAAATCATGATGATCCAA aCTTTGGTGCTGTTGGTTCAATGGATATACTGTCAGCTACTGGATTTGTGAATTACTTTGGAAAATGGACAGATCTTAATCGAGTGGTTGTACCTcctataattttgaaaaaacatAACACACATGTTGCACTTTATGGCTTGAGTTACATCAATGATCAAAGATTGTCCAGATTGTATAGGGATGAGAAG GTGGAATTATTACGTACGAAAGACATAGAGCCTTTCAACATATTTGTCTTACATCAGAATCGTGTTAAGCATGGCGATTATGCTTATGTACCAGAAAGCAAACTGCATAAATGGCTCCATTTAGTTATTTGGGGCCATGAGCATGAATGTCGCATTTCCCCTGAATTTAATGTAGAGGGTGGATATCACATTTCCCAACCAG GAAGCTCCATTGCTACCTCTTTGTGCGAAGGTGAATCAAAGCCCAAACATGTGGgtctcttaaaaataaataagaaacagtttaaaatgaaaagtttAAAACTAAAGAGTGTTCGACCATACATCTTTGACAACATGATTCTTTCCAGTCATGACATTAAAATAGGGGATTGTGTCTCGGTAGCAGATTCTGTAAGCCAATATGTAGATAGATATATTGAAAATGAGCTGATACCTAAAGTAGCTGAACAGTTTACAG GATATCCTGATCAACCGCACCAACCTTTAATTCGATTGAGAATACTTTATGAAGATGATAATGAACAGTTTGATACACTAAG TTTGGCACAAAAATATTGTGATGAGGTTGCTAATCCAATGGAAATGATTATATTtcgtaaaatgaaaaaagaagaaaaagtaaaattcgCTATTAATGGTGAACTTGATGATTTGGACGatatttcagaattatttCATGGAGat CTAGAACAGGATTGGACTAGCACAGTGCCAGGAGGAATTAAGAAGTATTTTGATAAGGAAGAAAATAGAGATAAGTTAACAGTGTTGACTGTAACAGCATTAAACGAAGCATTGAGTCGCTTTGTTGATCGAGGCGACATAGATGCCTTTAGAAATATCGTAAG AGATCAAATGAAAAGAACCATCGAATATGTGAAAGCACAAGATGTCAAAACGCCGCAAGAGattaatgaagaaataaaaaatttccgcGATAAAAGACTTTCGGAAGAACAAGAGGAACAGAACAAT GCTATAAAAGCGTTGAATAATCCCTTGCAAAAGAATGCTCCAAAAAGGACTCAACAAATGCGCTTATCAGATCTGACAAAcagtgatgatgatgataatgaagATTTAACTTTGATATCAAAGAGTAAAGGGAGAGGTAGGGGCACCTCCAGAGGTGGTAGAGGATCCAGAGGAAGCCGTGCTAGAGGAAAAGCTGAT aatccCAGAGGTGCACAGTTGAAGAAAAGGAATAGCGAACAATGCATTGTGATAGACGATtccgattaa
- the RhoGDI gene encoding rho GDP-dissociation inhibitor 2, producing the protein MSDPTGDHVDALEEELEVESNYKPPPEKTIEQILEADKEDESLRKYKETLLGEAKSGGIIVDPSDPRKVIVKKLALCVVDRPDMELDLTGDLTQLKKQTFVIKEGVSYRIRIDFIVQREIVHGLKYVQKTYRLGMPVDKMTHMVGSYPPKTELQSYTTPAEDAPAGVMARGSYSVSSLFTDDDKHEHLKWEWAFEIKKDWKE; encoded by the exons ATGTCTGACCCTACGGGTGATCATGTAGATGCGTTGGAAGAAGAGTTGGAAGTGGAATCCAATTATAAGCCTCCACCGGAGAAGACCATCGAGCAGATCCTGGAGGCGGATAAAGAGGACGAGAGTCTGCGCAAGTATAAGGAAACGCTTTTGGGAGAAGCAAAGTCTGGTGGTATCATAGTAG ATCCAAGTGATCCTAGAAAAGTAATAGTAAAGAAATTAGCGCTATGCGTCGTCGATCGACCAGATATGGAGCTGGACTTGACTGGTGATTTAACTCAGTTGAAAAAACAAACGTTTGTCATCAAGGAGGGCGTAAGCTATAGAATCAGGATTGATTTTATCGTGCAACGCGAGATAGTACATGGATTGAAATATGTTCAGAAGACCTATCGCCTTGGCATGCCCg TGGACAAGATGACGCATATGGTAGGCTCGTATCCTCCCAAAACAGAACTCCAGTCTTACACAACTCCGGCCGAGGATGCGCCCGCTGGTGTCATGGCGCGAGGTTCCTATAGCGTCAGTTCTCTCTTCACGGACGACGACAAACACGAACATCTCAAATGGGAATGGGCGTTCGAAATTAAGAAAGATTGGAAAGAATAA
- the LOC105671954 gene encoding phosphoribosyl pyrophosphate synthase-associated protein 2 produces MEKPVSSDIVIIAGNSHPELANLIANRLGIKPGGCAVYHKSNRETMVEIGDSVRGKDVYLIQTGTKDVNNNIMELLIMAYACKTSSAKNIVGVIPYLPYSKQCKMRKRGCIVSKLLAKMLCTSGLTHIITMDLHQKEIQGFFDVPVDNLRASPFLLQYIQESIPDYHNSVIVARNPGSAKKATSYAERLRLGIAVIHGEQREAESDMNDGRYSPPGLALAARTMDVGVGMPLHPAKEKPPISVVGDVGGRIAIMVDDMIDDVQSYVAAAEVLKERGANKIYVLATHGLLSSDAPRLIGESPIDEVVVTNTVPHDVQKMQCPKIKTVDISILLAEAIRRIHNKESMSYLFKNVTLED; encoded by the exons atggAGAAACCTGTTTCATCAGACATAGTCATTATCGCTGGTAATTCTCATCCAGAGCTCGCCAACTTGATAGCAAA TCGTTTGGGTATAAAACCTGGTGGCTGTGCTGTATATCACAAATCAAATCGTGAGACAATGGTGGAGATAGGAGATTCCGTACGTGGCAAAGATGTGTATTTAATCCAAACTGGTACAAAGGATGTAAACAATAACATAATGGAGCTTCTCATTATGGCCTATGCTTGTAAAACGTCATCAGccaaaaatattgttggagTGATTCCGTATCTACCTTACTCCAAACAGTGCAAAATGCGCAAGCGTGGCTGCATAGTGTCTAAGCTCTTGGCAAAGATGTTGTGTACAAGCGGTCTAACTCACATCATCACCATGGACCTGCACCAGAAAGAAATCCAAGGATTCTTTGATGTTCCTGTGGACAATTTGAGAGCTAGCCCATTCCTTCTGCAATACATTCAAGAATCC ATTCCTGATTATCATAATTCTGTGATCGTTGCAAGAAATCCAGGTAGCGCAAAGAAAGCGACTAGTTACGCAGAAAGGTTACGTTTAGGAATTGCAGTTATTCATGGCGAACAGAGAGAAGCCGAATCTGACATGAACGACGGTCGCTATTCACCGCCCGGACTAGCATTAGCCGCACGCACCATGGACGTTGGTGTGGGTATGCCTTTGCATCCGGCGAAGGAAAAACCACCTATAAGTGTCGTCGGAGATGTCGGAGGACGTATTGCTATCATGGTG GATGATATGATAGACGATGTACAGTCATATGTAGCAGCTGCTGAGGTGCTGAAAGAGAGAGgagctaataaaatatacgttttGGCTACGCATGGTTTGCTCAGCTCGGACGCTCCTAGACTCATTGGAGAATCTCCGATTGATGAG GTGGTTGTAACCAATACAGTTCCTCACGACGTGCAGAAGATGCAGTGCCCGAAAATCAAGACTGTCGACATCAGTATTCTTCTAGCAGAAGCGATCCGGCGTATACACAACAAAGAATCGATGTCTTATTTGTTTAAGAATGTAACCTTGGAAGATTAG
- the LOC105671959 gene encoding small ribosomal subunit protein uS11A: MPPKRGKVQKEEVQVSLGPQLREGEVVFGVAHIFASFNDTFVHVTDLSGRETIARVTGGMKVKADRDEASPYAAMLAAQDVAEKCKSLGITALHIKLRATGGNKTKTPGPGAQSALRALARSGMKIGRIEDVTPIPSDSTRRKGGRRGRRL, translated from the exons ATGCCACCGAAAAGAGGAAAAGTACAGAAGGAAGAAGTTCAAGTTTCTCTTGGACCACAACTTCGCGAAGGAGAAGTGGTTTTCGGAGTGGCTCATATTTTCGCCAGTTTTAATGACACATTCGTACATGTAACCGATTTGTCGGGCAG GGAAACGATTGCCAGAGTTACTGGTGGTATGAAGGTAAAGGCTGATCGTGATGAAGCATCGCCGTACGCAGCTATGCTTGCTGCTCAG GATGTCGCAGAAAAGTGTAAATCACTAGGCATTACAGCACTGCACATCAAACTGAGAGCTACGGGAGGTAATAAAACAAAGACCCCTGGTCCTGGCGCACAATCTGCACTGCGTGCTTTAGCCCGTTCAGGCATGAAAATTGGTCGTATTGAGGATGTCACCCCTATTCCATCAGATTCTACTCGCAGGAAGGGAGGTCGCCGTGGACGCAGGCTGTAG
- the Dnaaf5 gene encoding dynein axonemal assembly factor 5, with protein sequence MDLELSKIIVSLQADEKNRRRQALEEIMKTISQEGMSNRLDDVIKLWEGVHRFLVRMLNDNTETCRDLTVEILIIFLEALPVDDKHIIYIIPIMSRRLGAQEQIEPSEEVRLKCVSLLRMIILKYKDLLAPYIQDVTGILARTAMDNYPNVKKESCRCISDYARTLPRHFYSQSEYLIKPILSNFTHQHYRVRLAAVKAIGDALQYGNNKSMEEVATPLAQRLFDQSGIVREAVIEVSGRWLIELPHRYSWWHRLLPLILTGLHDELAEIRVKAADMWDAAGKLYMEENENDAKLKDKMDFLTEDPEHYPPGIPRPNLGCREIAQQNLSKLVNGISTELGDWLPDIRVRSAQLLCVLILNVEQNVTQHIEKLLPPMYRACNDEDKRVVHCVETAAQYLGYFVDPKIYCHLVLPTLEESLTAGHLCVFAAIISGSERRALSLQLHKIANFLQQPYICQSKKSNYQRQVLSCCNSLLSVCKEDCISITQALFTVIFTTYAMSVESSVREEADRLLEVLVEINSLKDTEDLFYDHIKPLIASIHDDCASWSVYSAESQIFCASLSRAGIAMACNMDLMLLILKKTMSKDADPELKLRHFILLSEYFSNNQNLYQYIEDLHKFVSTILEELIIPALIWTAGRAAETIRTAAVCCLCAILQNKIINPDEKTEINEADSSANRENEKPRISITVEQFPSIFDKIVPVLVSLVDDKAKKTRLYSMHAICLLISVGQKLSCLNDQHIHSTYPVILKRLDDGCDDIRYAAVEALVDVWNAAPENYDTVVCRSHIDALYTTMIIHLDDPESRFQEIMLDALKHVAKIYPEFLQQKLHNCRPNFRNKVGVDALLEYCQDIIKRD encoded by the exons ATGGATCTTGAGTTGAGCAAGATTATTGTCTCGTTACAAGCAGACGAGAAGAATCGTCGCAGACAAGCGTTGGAGGAAATCATGAAGACCATATCTCAGGAAGGAATGTCAAACAGACTCGACGACGTGATCAAACTCTGGGAAGGCGTGCACAGATTTCTAGTTAGGATGTTGAACGATAATACAGAGACGTGTCGAGATCTGACTGTAGAAATACTGATAATATTTCTGGAAGCTCTGCCTGTCGACGACAAGCACATAATCTACATTATACCAATAATGTCCAGGCGGCTGGGCGCACAGGAGCAGATCGAACCGTCGGAAGAAGTGCGGTTGAAATGCGTGTCTCTTTTGcgaatgataatattaaagtataaggATTTGTTGGCGCCATACATCCAGGATGTGACAGGAATACTGGCGCGCACTGCCATGGATAATTATCCAAATGTAAAGAAGGAGAGTTGCAGATGCATATCAGACTACGCTAGAACTCTTCCTAGGCATTTCTACTCGCAATCCGAGTATTTGATAAAACCAATCTTAAGCAATTTTACACACCAGCATTACAGAGTTCGGCTAGCTGCTGTCAAAGCGATAGGCGATGCGCTTCAGTATGGAAATAACAAGTCGATGGAGGAAGTGGCGACACCTTTGGCACAGAGGCTCTTTGATCAAAGCGGAATCGTCAGAGAAG CTGTGATTGAAGTGTCTGGTCGCTGGTTGATAGAGCTGCCTCACAGATACAGCTGGTGGCACAGACTTCTACCCTTGATTTTGACAGGGTTGCACGACGAGCTCGCGGAAATCCGTGTGAAAGCGGCAGATATGTGGGATGCCGCGGGAAAATTGTACATGGAGGAAAACGAGAATGATGCAAAGTTGAAGGATAAAATGGACTTTCTTACTGAAGACCCAGAGCATTATCCTCCAGGAA TTCCTAGACCGAACTTAGGATGCCGTGAGATTGCGCAGCAGAATCTGTCCAAGCTTGTTAATGGCATTAGCACCGAGCTCGGAGATTGGTTGCCGGATATACGTGTGCGTTCTGCACAATTGCTCTGTGTATTGATATTGAATGTGGAGCAGAACGTTACGCAGCATATTGAAAAGCTCTTGCCGCCTATGTATCG GGCTTGCAATGACGAGGACAAGAGAGTTGTGCATTGTGTGGAAACGGCGGCGCAATATCTAGGCTATTTCGTGGATCCGAAAATTTACTGCCACTTAGTGCTACCTACTTTAGAGGAGTCTCTGACAGCCGGACACTTGTGTGTTTTCGCGGCGATTATCAGCGGTAGCGAACGGAGAGCTCTCTCGCTACAGCTTCACAAAATCGCAAACTTCTTGCAACAGCCGTATATCTGCCAAAGCAAAAAGAGCAACTACCAACGTCAAGTACTATCCTGCTGCAACTCTCTTCTCTCAGTTTGTAAAGAG gACTGCATATCGATCACTCAAGCTTTATTTACCGTGATATTCACCACGTATGCGATGAGCGTGGAATCTTCCGTTCGCGAGGAAGCAGACAGACTTCTGGAGGTGCTCGTTGAAATAAACTCGCTAAAAGACACCGAAGATCTTTTCTACGATCACATAAAGCCACTGATAGCATCGATTCACGACGACTGCGCCTCGTGGTCAGTGTACAGCGCGGAATCGCAAATTTTCTGCGCTTCTTTGAGCCGCGCTGGAATCGCCATGGCGTGCAACATGGACCTCATGTTACTCATTCTCAAGAAAACCATGAGCAAGGACGCCGATCCCGAGCTAAAGCTGCGACACTTTATTTTGCTTTCCGAGTACTTCTCGAACAATCAGAATTTATATCAATACATTGaagatttgcataaatttgtgAGCACGATTCTCGAGGAATTGATTATACCTGCACTCATTTGGACCGCCGGCAGGGCGGCTGAAACTATCCGCACAGCCGCAGTTTGCTGCCTCTGCGCCATTTTGcagaacaaaataattaatcccGATGAGAAGACTGAAATTAACGAAGCGGATTCGTCTGCGAATCGAGAGAATGAGAAACCTAGAATATCCATCACAGTAGAGCAGTTTCCATCGATCTTCGATAAAATCGTGCCCGTCCTCGTCAGTCTAGTGGACGATAAAGCGAAGAAGACTAGATTATACTCCATGCACGCCATTTGTTTATTGATATCAGTTGGACAAAAGCTATCTTGTCTAAACGATCAACACATCCATAGCACATATCCGGTAATATTGAAAAGACTCGACGATGGTTGCGACGACATTCGCTATGCTGCTGTGGAAGCACTTGTGGATGTGTGGAACGCTGCACCTGAAAATTACGACACTGTCGTCTGCAGAAGTCACATCGACGCTCTGTACACAACGATGATTATTCACCTGGACGATCCGGAGTCTCGTTTCCAAGAGATAATGCTAG atgcaTTAAAACACGTTGCAAAGATTTATCCCGAGTTCCTGCAACAAAAATTGCATAACTGCCGACCAAATTTTAGGAATAAAGTAGGAGTAGACGCACTTTTGGAATATTGCCAAGATATAATCAAAAGAGATTAA